From Erigeron canadensis isolate Cc75 chromosome 8, C_canadensis_v1, whole genome shotgun sequence, one genomic window encodes:
- the LOC122578550 gene encoding adenylate kinase 4-like: MASSSSLEDVPSVDIMTELLRRFKCSSKPDKRLILIGPPGSGKGTQSPIIKDEYCLCHLATGDMLRAAVAAKTPLGIIAKETMEKGELVSDDLVVGIIDDAMKKPSCQKGFILDGFPRTVAQAEKLDEMLEKQGTKIDKVLDFAIDDSILEERITGRWIHASSGRTYHTKFAPPKVPGVDDVTGEPLMQRKDDTAAVLKSRLEAFHRQTEPVIDYYNKKGVVAKLPAEKPPKEVTVEVQKVLS; encoded by the exons ATGGCAAGCAGCAGCTCATTGGAAGACGTACCTTCCGTGGACATCATGACTGAACTCCTTCGCCGATTCAAATGCTCTTCCAAGCCTGACAAACGTCTCATTCTTATTG GTCCACCTGGGTCTGGAAAAGGTACTCAATCTCCCATCATTAAGGATGAATACTGTCTGTGTCACTTGGCAACTGGCGATATGTTGAGAGCAGCTGTGGCAGCTAAAACCCCACTCGGGATTATAGCCAAGGAAACCATGGAGAAG GGAGAGCTAGTTTCTGATGACTTGGTGGTTGGGATCATTGATGATGCTATGAAGAAGCCATCGTGTCAAAAAGGATTTATTCTTGATGGTTTCCCGAGAACAGTTGCCCAAGCAGAGAAG CTTGATGAGATGCTTGAGAAGCAAGGAACCAAGATCGATAAAGTGCTTGATTTTGCAATTGATGACTCCATCTTGGAAGAAAGAATTACTGGTCGTTGGATCCATGCTTCTAGTGGCAGAACATACCACACAAAGTTTGCACCTCCTAAGGTGCCTGGCGTTGATGAT GTTACCGGAGAGCCTTTAATGCAACGGAAAGATGACACTGCAGCGGTTCTTAAGTCAAGGCTGGAGGCTTTTCACCGCCAAACCGAACCT GTGATAGACTACTACAACAAGAAGGGTGTAGTTGCAAAGCTTCCTGCAGAGAAACCCCCGAAGGAGGTGACTGTTGAGGTTCAGAAAGTTTTGTCTTGA
- the LOC122579740 gene encoding uncharacterized protein LOC122579740: MSNHSPTPIQQESKQQDIKTPLTNHTQIFPNEQIIQCINDPLSVPLHPAEQNQENHETQLDQSLKRLLFYLNLLGFDQSSYLRFGICWLTFLVIGVLIPVVILLVTANCLRCDVYQIKGFELVIVASHACLAAVALLCLSHNLRKYGIRKFLFVDQYNGHVERFSKEYIQKISESMRLLVLWVLPCLSLKIAREFIRLMYMHHESWWKSFSILIALTFSWAYVNFIYLSSCLVFHLVCNLQIIHFDDYGRLLETETDVLVFIEEHARLRHDLSKISHRFRIYLLLVFAVVTSSQFAMLFQITENSNKVTFINGGDFAVSSISQVVGVILCLNAAAKISHRAQGVAALAARWHALASCGPDERSHMRLNNGAITAVSSESDLEAMNYIPLPTNMQLSSSLSSYHRRQAFVMYLQNNPGGITLYGWTVDRSLINTIFFIQLSLVLFVLGRTTVFTYERSP, from the exons ATGTCAAATCACTCCCCAACTCCAATACAACAGGAATCAAAACAACAAGATATCAAAACCCCTTTAACTAATCATACCCAAATCTTCCCAAATGAACAAATTATACAATGCATAAATGATCCATTATCAGTCCCTCTTCATCCAGCTGAACAAAATCAAGAAAACCATGAGACGCAGCTTGATCAAAGCTTAAAAAGGCtgcttttttatttaaatttgttgGGGTTTGATCAATCTTCATATTTGAGGTTTGGGATTTGTTGGTTAACTTTTTTGGTAATTGGGGTTTTGATTCCTGTTGTTATACTTTTAGTGACAGCCAACTGTTTGAGGTGTGATGTTTAtcaaataaaaggttttgagCTTGTTATTGTTGCTTCTCATGCTTGTTTGGCTGCTGTTGCTTTGCTTTGTCTTTCACATAATTTGAGAAAATATGGGATTAGGAAGTTTTTGTTTGTTGATCAGTATAATGGCCATGTTGAAAGGTTCTCAAAGGAGTATATTCAGAAGATTTCT GAATCTATGCGTTTGTTAGTTTTATGGGTTCTTCCATGTCTTAGCTTGAAGATTGCACGTGAATTCATTCGTCTTATGTACATGCACCATGAGTCATGGTGGAAGTCTTTTAGTATTCTCATTGCTTTGACTTTCTCATGGGCTTACGTGAACTTTATCTATTTATCATCATGCCTCGTGTTCCATTTGGTCTGTAACTTGCAAATTATCCACTTCGATGATTATGGGAGACTCTTGGAAACAGAAACGGATGTTCTGGTATTCATAGAGGAGCATGCCCGTTTAAGGCATGATCTGTCAAAGATAAGCCATAGGTTCCGGATTTATCTCCTCCTTGTGTTCGCGGTTGTCACATCTAGCCAATTTGCAATGTTATTCCAAATCACAGAAAACAGTAACAAAGTAACTTTCATAAATGGAGGTGATTTTGCG GTGTCGTCTATATCACAGGTTGTGGGAGTGATTTTGTGTTTGAATGCTGCTGCTAAGATTTCCCACCGGGCTCAAGGCGTTGCAGCACTAGCAGCTAGATGGCATGCTTTGGCATCATGTGGTCCAGATGAGAGGTCTCATATGAGACTTAACAATGGAGCGATAACTGCCGTGTCTTCGGAAAGTGATTTGGAGGCAATGAATTATATCCCACTCCCTACAAACATGCAACTGTCTTCTTCTTTGTCTTCATACCATAGAAGACAAGCATTTG TGATGTATCTGCAGAACAATCCTGGAGGGATTACTTTGTATGGTTGGACAGTGGACCGTAGTCTTATAAACACAATCTTCTTTATCCAGCTGTCTTTGGTTCTCTTTGTGCTGGGCAGGACAACGGTATTTACATATGAACGTTCGCCATga
- the LOC122611234 gene encoding cyclin-dependent kinase G-2-like, whose amino-acid sequence MAAGDYNEFRESKADFHVSINKVSVSREDNDRSNNTDDKRGRNRVVRDRSKVRQRDVKDRELSNGYRSDTGRSYLRGSGGVRGREPGEVFSDEGIGFGNNDKGVKVEEVLRSSPSPPRKIRKFSPIVWDRDEKEMGVTFKSKSPDSVPLDVVHSSTLEVDKLETAGRFPGNTRVDIGLHDSNGFEVDFGRASSRVQNENVDLSFTSVRDENLVYVQNAGKPKDEDYVVAPNIRSSRWANDADSPVHEGEVSDALGNDGIKKRKLRRCSVPLGSGKQVLSADIGEHHREGAEGNSPRPLESLENGCHIRSFSTDDHLEKDMVRKDYPETYEDLGSDGSSVSQSYTDSDSDSDSHGTPRQVLPPQRIVNMLQGCRSVNEFERLNKIDEGTYGVVYRAKDKKTGEVVALKKVKMEKEREGFPLTSLREINILLSFHHQSVVDVKEVVVGSNLDSIFMVMEYMEHDLKALMETMKQPFSQSEVKCLMLQLLEGTKYLHDNWVLHRDLKTSNLLLNNRGELKICDFGLSRQYGSPLKPYTYLVVTLWYRAPELLLGSKQYSTAIDMWSLGCIMAELLSKQPLFNGKTEFDQLDKIFKTLGTPNEMIWPGFSKLPGVKPNFVKHQYNLLRRKFPATSFTGSPVLSDAGFDLLNKLLTYNPEKRITAEAALNHEWFCEVPLPKSKDFMPTFPAHHAQDRRTRRVMKSPDPLEEQRRKELQQAKFGTGGLFG is encoded by the exons ATGGCCGCGGGAGACTACAATGAATTTAGGGAGAGTAAGGCTGATTTTCATGTATCCATTAACAAAGTTAGTGTTTCTAGAGAAGACAATGATCGCAGTAATAATACTGACGATAAGAGGGGCCGGAACCGGGTGGTTCGGGACAGGAGTAAGGTTAGGCAGAGGGATGTTAAAGATAGGGAGTTAAGCAATGGTTACCGTTCTGATACCGGTAGGAGCTATTTGAGAGGTAGTGGTGGAGTTAGAGGTAGGGAACCCGGTGAGGTGTTTAGTGATGAGGGTATTGGTTTCGGTAATAATGATAAAGGTGTTAAGGTAGAGGAAGTGCTCCGTTCTAGTCCTAGTCCTCCGCGTAAGATAAGAAAGTTCTCGCCTATTGTTTGGGACAGAGATGAAAAGGAAATGGGTGTTACTTTTAAGAGCAAGTCACCCGACTCTGTTCCTCTAGATGTTGTACATAGTTCTACCTTAGAAGTTGATAAGCTCGAGACTGCAGGACGTTTTCCAGGTAATACTCGTGTTGATATTGGGTTACATGATTCTAATGGTTTTGAAGTCGATTTTGGTAGAGCTTCATCCCGTGTTCAGAATGAGAATGTAGACTTGTCTTTTACATCTGTGAGGGATGAGAATCTTGTGTATGTTCAGAATGCAGGGAAACCAAAAGACGAAGACTATGTGGTTGCTCCCAATATAAGGTCATCACGATGGGCAAATGATGCCGATTCCCCAGTCCATGAAGGTGAAGTTTCTGATGCGTTAGGTAATGATGGGATTAAGAAGCGGAAATTGCGTCGCTGCTCTGTACCTCTTGGTTCGGGAAAGCAAGTGTTGAGTGCGGATATAGGGGAGCATCATAGAGAAGGCGCCGAAGGAAATAGCCCACGACCGCTTGAGTCCCTTGAAAATGGCTGTCACATTAGGTCTTTTAGTACTGACGATCATCTTGAGAAGGATATGGTGAGGAAGGACTATCCGGAAACATATGAGGATCTTGGTAGTGATGGATCTAGTGTTAGCCAATCGTATACCGATTCCGATAGCGACTCCGACTCTCATGGCACACCACGACAGGTTCTACCTCCTCAAAGAATTGTAAATATGCTACAAGGTTGTAGAAGTGTTAATGAGTTTGAGAGATTGAACAAGATAGATGAAGGCACTTACGGGGTTGTTTACAGGGCTAAAGATAAAAAAACGGGAGAAGTTGTTGCTTTGAAGAAGGTGAAGATGGAGAAAGAAAGAGAAGGGTTTCCTTTGACATCCCTGAGGGAAATAAATATCCTTCTATCCTTTCATCATCAGTCAGTGGTAGATGTGAAGGAAGTGGTGGTTGGCAGCAACCTGGACAGTATTTTTATGGTGATGGAATACATGGAACACGATCTTAAGGCACTGATGGAGACAATGAAACAACCTTTTAGTCAGAGTGAAGTAAAATGCCTTATGCTCCAGCTTTTGGAGGGAACGAAATACCTTCATGACAATTGGGTTCTTCACAGAGATTTAAAGACAtcaaatttacttttaaataatcGTGGTGAGTTGAAGATTTGTGACTTTGGATTGTCTCGCCAATATGGAAGCCCTTTAAAACCCTACACTTATTTGGTAGTGACTCTTTGGTACAG GGCACCAGAACTTCTGTTGGGATCCAAACAGTATTCTACTGCGATTGACATGTGGTCATTGGGATGTATCATGGCTGAATTGTTGTCAAaacaaccattattcaatgggAAAACGGAGTTTGATCAGCTTGACAAG ATTTTTAAAACCCTTGGTACACCAAATGAGATGATTTGGCCTGGGTTTTCAAAGCTTCCTGGAGTGAAGCCGAACTTTGTTAAGCACCA GTATAATTTATTACGTAGAAAATTCCCTGCAACATCTTTTACTGGATCACCAGTTCTGTCTGATGCTGGATTTGATTTGCTGAACAAACTTTTAACCTACAACCCTGAAAAG AGGATAACAGCTGAAGCTGCTCTTAACCATGAGTGGTTTTGTGAAGTCCCTCTTCCGAAGTCTAAAGATTTTATGCCTACTTTTCCTGCTCATCATGCACAGGACAG GCGCACACGCCGGGTGATGAAGAGCCCTGATCCTTTAGAGGAGCAGCGTAGGAAAGAGCTGCAACAAGCCAAGTTTGGGACAGGTGGTTTGTTTGGCTAA